The following coding sequences are from one Bacillus sp. PK3_68 window:
- a CDS encoding GntR family transcriptional regulator — MKSPNLINNALSNSIAEHITEQIITGELKPGDKLVEINYAEEYGTSRAPVREAIYLLAIEGLVERIPRKGAIVKEYTKNEIYDLLEIRTMLENMALERIKKHGPNQDLIQEMIDLLEKMKTADGIHLYTQLNHSFHMCLIKMSKSETIKNVYLRLGWPLLRIQSLSFANEGNIEKSIVEHETIIKLLNEQNLDELTHVLNKHNEDVISSIQKKLHS; from the coding sequence ATGAAATCACCAAATTTAATCAATAATGCGCTATCTAATTCAATAGCAGAGCATATTACAGAACAAATTATCACTGGTGAATTGAAACCAGGTGACAAGTTGGTGGAAATTAACTATGCCGAAGAATATGGAACAAGCCGGGCACCAGTACGAGAGGCTATTTACTTGCTTGCTATTGAAGGACTTGTGGAAAGAATCCCAAGAAAGGGCGCCATTGTTAAAGAATATACGAAAAATGAGATATATGATCTTCTTGAAATTCGAACTATGCTTGAAAATATGGCATTGGAGCGGATTAAGAAGCATGGACCTAATCAGGATCTAATACAGGAAATGATAGACCTTCTTGAGAAAATGAAGACAGCGGATGGGATACATTTATACACACAACTAAATCACTCTTTTCATATGTGTCTTATTAAGATGAGTAAGAGCGAAACAATTAAAAATGTGTATTTACGACTTGGTTGGCCGCTATTAAGAATTCAAAGTTTGTCTTTTGCTAATGAAGGCAACATCGAAAAGTCAATTGTTGAACATGAAACTATTATTAAACTTTTAAATGAACAAAACTTAGATGAATTAACTCATGTTTTAAATAAACATAACGAAGATGTTATTTCTAGTATTCAAAAAAAATTGCATTCATAG
- a CDS encoding DUF2294 domain-containing protein, with protein sequence MKTSKGSYESEISKAITQWEKDFLGRGSVSVKTDILRDMIIVNLQGILTPAEYTVCETKEGLLTIKKTRSELVESGIEDLKDIILTITGEKVKSFHTDISSRTGERVMIFRLFNDLEKKILM encoded by the coding sequence ATGAAAACATCTAAAGGTTCTTATGAATCTGAGATAAGTAAGGCAATTACTCAATGGGAAAAGGACTTTCTTGGGCGTGGATCTGTATCTGTTAAAACAGATATATTACGGGATATGATAATTGTGAATTTACAAGGCATTTTAACACCAGCTGAATATACCGTTTGTGAAACAAAAGAAGGACTGCTAACTATAAAGAAAACCCGTTCGGAATTAGTTGAATCAGGTATAGAAGATCTCAAGGATATTATACTAACTATTACCGGAGAAAAAGTAAAAAGCTTTCATACTGATATAAGCTCACGTACAGGTGAGCGAGTAATGATATTTAGATTGTTTAATGATCTCGAGAAAAAAATTTTAATGTAA
- a CDS encoding carbonic anhydrase produces the protein MNLDKNQKALFLTGMENELEPILQEVTNIRPENMLTVQCYGPVISNPYGDIMRSVIIAIYQENVEEIFVVGTKDRETASVNALTQLDSMKDKIQTLDYLFQNSRPEYPGGTVNEWLNGKENGSDNIENCVNTIHHHPLVPSYVKVRGLIVNTKDEKFSIAEVPINKTASTLT, from the coding sequence ATGAATTTAGATAAAAATCAAAAAGCATTGTTTTTAACGGGCATGGAAAACGAGTTGGAGCCTATTTTACAAGAAGTGACTAATATTCGGCCAGAAAACATGCTGACCGTACAGTGCTATGGTCCTGTCATTTCCAATCCTTATGGAGATATAATGAGGTCGGTTATTATTGCTATTTATCAGGAAAACGTTGAGGAGATTTTTGTTGTAGGGACAAAAGATAGGGAGACTGCCTCGGTTAATGCACTTACTCAACTTGATTCAATGAAAGACAAAATACAAACATTGGATTATCTTTTTCAAAATAGCAGACCTGAATATCCGGGTGGTACAGTTAATGAGTGGCTAAATGGAAAAGAAAATGGTAGTGACAATATCGAAAACTGTGTGAATACGATTCATCATCATCCATTAGTGCCGTCATATGTTAAAGTTCGAGGTTTAATAGTTAATACTAAAGATGAAAAGTTCTCAATTGCTGAGGTTCCTATTAATAAAACAGCGTCAACGCTTACCTAA
- a CDS encoding putative inorganic carbon transporter subunit DabA, whose protein sequence is MGVSVLTKEHFKIKDTNIDFQEIDINVLIEAASQVIAPLGPISTFAARSPWLGLEKQSFDQVAGRLKTTRDIDIYPSASMILSAKNKGEIDETYVEMGLQHWLDSHPFNIPQDVAEQFCHAALKLDPLPSTLLSSPKLEQLADECGGWKRDNIENSSMQPISSQIENQDGERLVDILDHHVIKWCKLFLDDSQAGWTMPNREEGFYRAWKRLIQYDPALGKKQRESLKNWPQEAHLALQEALFALEIPESDIQAYLESHLLSLPGWAGMMLWRSRQSSHEQALLTDYLAVRISMEWALIKPYFPLANQRSEKKISVAPLLASWIHWGNLTIDEWSQMSAAEQSEYLSFAYRFDEKLRRKLWLEAWEQTYTDQLSQKIISKQCETDNKKSVLAQLAFCIDVRSEPFRRQLEKEGPFETIGIAGFFGLPIATSELGCNHSHPSLPVILKPQHQIKESADENEFKSYQQRKQTVNSLSSTFKMMKQNVLSNLLLPELSGPWLSLQMVARSFMPRGADRFIHKLHETWLRKPNTTLSLNHVPNTEAEMPVGFSEEEKVAYARQALKMMGLTKNFAPLVVICGHGSKSTNNPYAAALDCGACGGAAGGFNARVLATLCNLPEVREKLSSEGIKIPEDTVFAAAEHKTTVDELHWIYVPELSEAAKEAFDRIEAIMPKVSHNANAERLAQLPNIHKKCKNPKAEVHRFAKDWSEVRPEWGLARNAAFIIGQRELTKGCDLEGRAFLHNYDWNQDERGDILANIIAGPGTVAQWINLQYYASTVAPHYYGSGNKATQTVTAGLGVMQGNASDLLAGLPWQSVMKSDHEVYHSPLRLLIVIQAPSKYIERLLNNDSGFREKVQNGWVRLASIDSNGRWENW, encoded by the coding sequence ATGGGTGTATCTGTATTAACGAAGGAACATTTTAAAATAAAAGATACAAATATTGATTTTCAAGAAATTGATATTAACGTTTTAATAGAAGCAGCTAGCCAAGTGATTGCACCGCTTGGACCTATTTCTACCTTTGCAGCGCGTAGTCCGTGGCTGGGACTTGAAAAGCAATCTTTTGACCAGGTTGCAGGTCGGTTAAAAACTACTCGTGATATTGATATATACCCTAGTGCCTCTATGATTCTCTCGGCGAAGAATAAGGGAGAGATTGATGAAACTTATGTGGAAATGGGGCTGCAGCATTGGCTTGATTCACATCCATTTAACATCCCACAAGACGTGGCAGAGCAATTTTGCCATGCCGCACTAAAATTAGATCCACTACCTTCTACTCTTTTGTCATCACCTAAACTGGAGCAGTTAGCAGATGAGTGTGGTGGATGGAAGAGGGACAACATCGAAAATTCTTCAATGCAACCAATAAGTTCGCAGATAGAAAATCAAGATGGGGAAAGATTAGTCGATATTCTTGATCATCATGTCATCAAGTGGTGCAAATTATTTCTTGATGACTCTCAGGCAGGTTGGACAATGCCAAATCGTGAGGAAGGTTTCTATCGTGCTTGGAAGCGTCTCATTCAATATGATCCAGCTCTTGGCAAAAAGCAGCGTGAAAGTTTAAAAAATTGGCCGCAAGAGGCACATTTGGCTTTGCAAGAAGCATTGTTCGCACTAGAAATTCCCGAGTCAGACATACAGGCTTATCTTGAAAGTCATTTACTTTCCTTACCTGGATGGGCAGGCATGATGCTTTGGCGTTCTCGACAATCGAGCCATGAGCAGGCACTCCTAACAGACTATTTAGCGGTTCGAATTTCTATGGAGTGGGCACTTATCAAGCCGTACTTCCCTTTGGCCAATCAACGATCAGAGAAAAAAATCTCAGTTGCTCCCCTTTTAGCATCTTGGATTCATTGGGGGAACCTTACAATCGATGAATGGTCACAGATGTCAGCGGCTGAACAAAGCGAATATTTATCATTTGCTTATCGTTTTGATGAGAAGCTTCGCAGGAAACTTTGGTTAGAAGCTTGGGAACAAACCTACACAGATCAATTAAGTCAGAAGATTATCTCTAAACAATGTGAGACCGACAATAAAAAATCTGTGTTAGCCCAATTGGCATTTTGCATTGATGTACGATCAGAGCCTTTTCGTCGTCAACTTGAAAAAGAAGGTCCGTTTGAGACGATTGGAATTGCCGGTTTCTTTGGCTTACCGATTGCAACTAGTGAACTCGGGTGTAATCACAGTCATCCTTCCTTGCCGGTTATACTAAAGCCTCAACATCAAATAAAAGAGTCTGCAGATGAAAATGAATTCAAATCATATCAACAGCGTAAACAGACAGTTAATTCCTTAAGCTCTACATTTAAAATGATGAAACAGAATGTACTTTCGAACTTACTTTTACCTGAGCTAAGTGGACCTTGGCTTAGTCTACAAATGGTAGCACGTAGTTTTATGCCTAGGGGAGCAGATCGTTTTATTCATAAGCTTCATGAGACTTGGTTACGTAAACCTAATACAACGCTCTCACTTAATCATGTTCCCAATACAGAAGCGGAGATGCCTGTTGGTTTTTCAGAAGAAGAAAAAGTGGCTTATGCACGCCAAGCTCTGAAAATGATGGGGTTAACAAAGAATTTCGCGCCATTAGTCGTAATATGTGGACATGGCAGTAAAAGTACCAACAATCCCTATGCTGCGGCTCTCGACTGCGGTGCCTGCGGAGGGGCGGCAGGTGGATTCAACGCTAGAGTTCTAGCTACTTTATGCAATCTTCCTGAAGTAAGAGAAAAACTTTCTTCTGAAGGAATTAAAATCCCTGAGGACACCGTTTTCGCAGCTGCTGAGCATAAAACAACGGTGGATGAATTACACTGGATTTATGTTCCTGAGCTTTCCGAGGCTGCTAAAGAAGCCTTTGATCGTATCGAAGCTATTATGCCGAAAGTGAGCCACAATGCAAATGCAGAACGTCTAGCCCAATTACCGAACATCCATAAAAAATGTAAAAATCCGAAGGCGGAGGTACACCGATTTGCGAAAGATTGGAGTGAGGTACGTCCGGAATGGGGACTAGCTCGTAATGCCGCTTTTATTATCGGTCAACGTGAATTAACTAAAGGTTGTGACTTGGAAGGTAGAGCCTTCCTTCATAATTATGATTGGAATCAGGATGAACGGGGTGATATCCTAGCTAACATCATTGCAGGACCAGGAACGGTGGCCCAATGGATTAATCTTCAATATTACGCTTCAACAGTAGCACCTCATTATTATGGCAGCGGAAATAAAGCAACTCAAACCGTTACAGCGGGTCTCGGTGTTATGCAGGGAAATGCAAGTGACTTGTTAGCCGGACTGCCTTGGCAATCCGTTATGAAATCAGATCACGAGGTTTATCATTCTCCTCTTCGTTTGCTGATTGTCATCCAAGCACCTAGCAAATATATAGAAAGATTATTAAATAATGACTCCGGGTTTCGAGAAAAAGTTCAAAATGGATGGGTTCGACTTGCTAGTATTGATTCCAACGGACGTTGGGAAAACTGGTAA
- a CDS encoding NADH dehydrogenase subunit 5 yields the protein MVVSLNLSSLLTLFFVVLIASGLSGLLFLHPRIPLSFVRIHIGIVALPALISLVALANSNVNGNVGSWYLDSLAWLMAFFVLTIGLIIQRFSVRYLMGDRHYRKYFTLFTFTTGVASTAWLSADLRLMVVCWGATLLGLTLLIRLNSAWKVTNEAAKVAGRLFILSWFSLLFAMIWLFQVTGQWQLPLALTTDSLAQLAPWERTGINLLIILAVVVPAAQWPFQRWLIESAVASTPVSAIMHAGLVNAGGIMLTRFSPLFDRDIALVVLLILASISVLIGSGISLVQVDYKRQLVGSTIGQMGFMLIQCALGAYIAAIMHLILHGLFKATLFLQSGSAVRRYEVSPRVVNEHSSYLWIIAGRSLGLVVGVAFWLTAPGEGYQLISALILGWSLSVSWTQLVAFGEGRIGRITGLSLLGGMALVYFIIHNLFYEWLHATVFQSAQPPISVVVIVVCLLLFGSAIGKWIARNRSSVSFAVLYLWLVRLGEAKPKSVESHPNYLKQYLS from the coding sequence ATGGTAGTTTCGCTGAATTTGTCATCATTGTTAACATTATTTTTTGTTGTGCTTATTGCTTCTGGGCTAAGTGGACTATTGTTTTTACATCCACGGATACCCTTGAGTTTTGTTCGCATTCATATTGGTATCGTGGCTTTACCGGCTTTGATTTCCTTGGTGGCTCTTGCTAATAGTAATGTAAATGGAAATGTGGGTTCTTGGTACTTGGATTCCTTAGCTTGGTTAATGGCTTTCTTTGTTCTTACAATTGGTTTAATCATTCAGCGTTTTTCTGTACGTTACTTAATGGGAGATCGCCATTATCGTAAGTATTTTACCCTTTTTACATTCACTACAGGTGTTGCTTCAACTGCATGGTTAAGTGCGGATCTCCGCTTGATGGTCGTATGTTGGGGAGCAACTCTCCTCGGGTTAACCTTGCTGATAAGGTTAAATAGTGCTTGGAAAGTAACGAATGAAGCAGCCAAGGTTGCTGGCCGATTATTTATATTAAGTTGGTTTTCTTTGTTGTTTGCGATGATTTGGCTTTTTCAAGTCACAGGTCAATGGCAGTTACCATTAGCTCTAACAACTGACAGTTTGGCTCAACTTGCACCATGGGAAAGAACAGGGATTAATTTATTGATTATATTAGCAGTGGTAGTTCCTGCAGCTCAGTGGCCTTTCCAACGGTGGTTAATTGAGTCTGCTGTTGCCTCGACTCCTGTTTCAGCGATAATGCACGCAGGTTTAGTAAATGCAGGCGGGATTATGCTAACTCGATTTTCCCCTCTCTTTGATAGGGACATAGCTTTGGTTGTGTTACTTATTCTTGCCAGTATTTCTGTATTGATTGGATCCGGAATTAGTTTAGTTCAGGTCGATTATAAACGTCAGTTAGTAGGCTCGACGATCGGACAAATGGGATTCATGCTTATTCAGTGTGCATTAGGTGCGTATATTGCAGCTATTATGCATCTTATTTTACATGGTTTGTTCAAGGCTACGCTGTTTTTACAGTCTGGCTCGGCGGTGCGCCGTTACGAAGTGTCACCTCGCGTTGTTAATGAACACTCATCCTATTTATGGATCATTGCTGGCCGGTCTTTAGGCTTAGTTGTAGGGGTTGCTTTTTGGCTCACGGCTCCTGGAGAGGGGTATCAATTGATTAGTGCCTTAATCTTAGGGTGGTCATTGTCCGTTTCTTGGACACAGCTCGTGGCTTTTGGAGAGGGGAGAATTGGTCGAATTACTGGCTTATCACTTTTAGGAGGAATGGCCCTCGTTTATTTTATCATTCATAACCTCTTCTATGAGTGGTTGCATGCAACCGTTTTTCAGAGTGCTCAACCTCCGATATCAGTTGTTGTCATTGTTGTATGTCTCTTACTATTTGGTAGTGCGATAGGCAAGTGGATTGCTCGTAATCGTTCTTCTGTTTCCTTCGCAGTACTCTACCTTTGGTTAGTACGGTTAGGTGAAGCGAAACCAAAGTCAGTAGAAAGTCATCCAAACTACCTTAAACAATATTTATCATAA
- a CDS encoding DUF4181 domain-containing protein, translated as MSEKAVRKSDRNEVYAWIALLIAFVSLSIAFGVIVRRRLRVERKFWFANHYINGLHRKLDWTIRIVFIFVLVGFIYSSPYSGEETILQSERWFLLPIPFLMMTETVRAVMEWKYDENRKAYLATILEMLFMLCLVLLIIGTDFFGII; from the coding sequence CGGTGAGGAAATCGGATAGGAATGAAGTGTACGCATGGATAGCGTTATTAATTGCTTTTGTGTCGCTGAGTATAGCATTTGGAGTTATAGTAAGAAGGAGGTTAAGGGTGGAGAGGAAATTCTGGTTTGCTAATCATTACATTAATGGATTGCATAGAAAACTAGATTGGACGATTCGAATTGTTTTCATCTTTGTACTCGTAGGGTTTATCTATAGTAGTCCTTATAGCGGAGAAGAAACGATTCTGCAATCCGAGCGATGGTTTCTTCTCCCTATTCCGTTTTTAATGATGACGGAAACTGTACGAGCGGTAATGGAGTGGAAGTACGATGAAAATCGAAAGGCTTATCTAGCAACCATTTTAGAGATGTTATTTATGTTATGTTTAGTATTACTTATTATAGGTACCGATTTTTTTGGCATCATTTAA